Proteins encoded within one genomic window of Polaribacter sp. NJDZ03:
- a CDS encoding endonuclease/exonuclease/phosphatase family protein codes for MKNSIYILVFLILISCGGSKNLIEKDASFFDKSYVGKENGEVIPSDYIFPQKESFKVLSWNVEHFVDSFDDPYIDSKRENSPDSLMNNKVANLVTALKKIDADVVVLQEFESAKFLRSIADENLQNMGYTYFADVPSHGWYMNVVVMSKFPLGIIYGYGNVTTPLLEYKNEEGQLETQNTLNTRMWSIEVYPTSDYNFLLTGVHLKAGRGERNIAMRKGQINFLKQQYKRFLKEDKNKNILVVGDFNSVQGSEEINLFLNEKVKREKFIDPLPETVMTHTSDDPKRRLDYMLMNTNMYKEYIENSAEVPQLFVPKKMREISDHLPVTTTFIIK; via the coding sequence ATGAAAAATAGTATATACATTTTAGTCTTTTTAATTTTAATAAGCTGTGGAGGTTCTAAGAATTTAATAGAAAAAGATGCTTCTTTTTTTGATAAAAGTTATGTAGGAAAAGAAAACGGAGAAGTAATTCCTTCTGATTACATTTTCCCTCAAAAAGAAAGTTTTAAAGTCCTTTCTTGGAACGTAGAGCATTTTGTAGACTCTTTTGATGATCCTTATATAGATTCTAAAAGAGAAAATAGCCCGGATTCTTTAATGAATAATAAAGTTGCTAATTTAGTAACTGCTTTAAAAAAAATAGATGCAGATGTAGTTGTATTGCAAGAATTTGAAAGTGCAAAATTTTTAAGAAGCATTGCTGATGAAAATTTACAAAACATGGGGTATACCTATTTTGCAGATGTGCCTAGCCATGGTTGGTATATGAATGTAGTGGTTATGAGTAAATTTCCGTTAGGTATTATTTATGGTTATGGAAATGTAACAACACCTCTTTTAGAGTATAAAAATGAAGAAGGACAATTAGAAACACAAAACACTTTAAATACTAGAATGTGGTCTATAGAAGTATATCCTACTTCAGATTATAATTTTTTACTTACCGGAGTTCATTTAAAAGCAGGTAGAGGAGAACGAAATATAGCCATGAGAAAAGGCCAGATTAATTTTCTAAAACAACAGTATAAGCGATTCTTAAAAGAGGACAAAAACAAAAATATTTTAGTAGTCGGAGATTTTAATAGTGTACAAGGTAGCGAAGAAATTAATCTATTTCTAAATGAAAAAGTAAAGAGAGAAAAATTTATAGATCCATTACCCGAAACAGTAATGACACATACTTCTGATGACCCAAAAAGAAGATTAGATTATATGTTGATGAATACCAATATGTATAAAGAATATATAGAAAATTCAGCGGAAGTCCCTCAACTTTTTGTGCCTAAAAAAATGAGAGAAATTAGTGATCATTTACCAGTAACCACAACATTTATAATTAAATAA
- a CDS encoding alkaline phosphatase D family protein, translated as MKKIIIVLLVFTVLSCKTTSKSSEDKAYSKQSTKEKTADFVLTFGSCNKPNQKNLLWDDIAQLNPDVWLWGGDIIYADTENMDKMEADYNLQKKQKGYANLLKETKVLGTWDDHDFGANDAGVEYPKKAKSQELLLDFLEVDKNSPRRKREGVYHSELIETAKGSVKVILLDTRYFRTSISEKSVNGVQENRTILGEQQWAWLESELVNSSAEFNVILSSVQVIAEKHRYEKWANFPLERKKLLDVIVSSKANNVILLSGDRHISEFSKEEVSGLTYPLIDFTSSGMTHASENFTKEYNPARVGKVISTKSFGVLKINFDQKKVEMEMRGDATLQQKIEQVYPL; from the coding sequence ATGAAAAAAATTATTATAGTACTTCTTGTTTTTACAGTTTTGTCTTGTAAAACAACTTCTAAATCAAGTGAAGATAAAGCTTATTCTAAGCAGTCTACAAAAGAAAAAACAGCAGATTTTGTACTTACTTTTGGCTCTTGTAATAAACCTAATCAAAAGAATCTGTTATGGGATGATATTGCTCAATTGAACCCAGATGTATGGTTGTGGGGAGGAGATATTATTTATGCAGACACAGAGAATATGGATAAAATGGAAGCCGATTATAATCTTCAAAAAAAGCAAAAAGGATATGCAAACCTTTTAAAAGAAACGAAGGTTTTGGGAACTTGGGATGATCATGATTTTGGAGCCAATGATGCAGGTGTAGAATATCCTAAAAAAGCAAAAAGTCAGGAATTATTATTGGATTTTTTAGAAGTTGATAAAAATTCTCCTAGAAGAAAAAGAGAAGGGGTGTATCATTCTGAACTTATAGAAACAGCTAAAGGATCTGTAAAAGTTATTTTGTTAGATACTCGTTATTTTAGAACAAGTATTAGTGAAAAAAGTGTAAACGGTGTTCAAGAGAATCGTACTATTTTAGGTGAACAACAATGGGCCTGGTTAGAAAGTGAGTTGGTTAATTCTTCTGCAGAATTTAATGTCATTTTAAGTAGTGTACAGGTAATTGCAGAAAAACATCGGTATGAAAAGTGGGCAAACTTTCCGTTAGAACGTAAAAAACTACTTGATGTAATCGTATCTTCAAAAGCTAATAATGTTATTCTATTGTCTGGAGATCGTCATATATCTGAGTTTTCAAAAGAAGAAGTTAGCGGCTTAACTTACCCTTTAATTGATTTTACATCAAGTGGAATGACACACGCAAGTGAGAACTTTACTAAAGAATACAATCCGGCAAGAGTAGGTAAGGTTATTTCTACAAAAAGTTTTGGGGTGTTAAAAATTAATTTTGACCAAAAAAAGGTTGAGATGGAAATGCGTGGAGATGCAACGTTACAGCAAAAAATAGAACAAGTTTATCCTTTATAA
- a CDS encoding Crp/Fnr family transcriptional regulator: MYFYLLNPFYMLTINRPNNNGYENFDLFSEINNSNIQFHKEHILEINVKKNGYIYLPPNKENYIYEVIQGAVKLGGYSDNGESFVYEVLPHTEFFGNFKYLNGQFQEYAKAIVDCKIRVYNLDFFKATVLTNPFLSNWFISYIVKRWCAAEVKLKNIKEKQIEERISSLRKHYSVPIEDANGRPHILFNLLTKQDMGDLIGVTRQTVASIIQKEKQLIF, encoded by the coding sequence ATGTATTTTTATTTATTAAACCCTTTTTATATGCTTACCATTAATAGACCCAATAATAACGGTTATGAAAATTTTGACCTATTTTCTGAAATAAATAATTCAAACATCCAATTCCATAAAGAACATATACTTGAAATAAACGTAAAAAAAAATGGATATATCTATTTGCCACCAAACAAAGAAAATTACATATACGAGGTTATCCAAGGTGCGGTAAAACTTGGTGGATATTCCGACAATGGAGAAAGTTTTGTTTATGAAGTTTTACCTCACACAGAATTTTTTGGTAACTTTAAATACCTTAATGGTCAGTTTCAAGAATACGCTAAAGCAATTGTAGATTGTAAAATTAGAGTATACAATTTAGATTTTTTTAAGGCAACCGTACTAACAAATCCATTTCTTTCTAACTGGTTTATTTCTTATATCGTAAAACGATGGTGTGCTGCAGAAGTAAAACTAAAAAATATTAAAGAAAAACAGATTGAAGAAAGAATATCATCACTAAGAAAACATTACAGTGTTCCTATAGAAGATGCAAATGGCAGACCTCATATTTTGTTTAACCTATTAACAAAACAGGATATGGGTGACCTTATTGGGGTCACCCGTCAAACTGTTGCTTCTATCATACAAAAAGAAAAACAATTAATCTTTTAA
- a CDS encoding 30S ribosomal protein S16: MSVKIRLQRHGKKGKPFYWIVAADARAKRDGKYLEKIGTYNPNVNPAIIDLDVDLAVSWLQNGAQPTDTAKNLLSYKGAMLKNHLVGGIRKGALTQEQADAKFAAWVEAKATKISDKEAGLSQAQSDVKAAAFAAEKAVNEARIEAAKPEVVEVVEAAAETEAEEVAPDTIDEAQAKSAE, translated from the coding sequence ATGTCTGTAAAGATTAGATTACAAAGACACGGTAAAAAAGGGAAACCATTCTATTGGATCGTTGCCGCTGATGCTCGTGCAAAAAGAGATGGTAAATACTTAGAAAAAATAGGTACTTACAATCCAAACGTTAACCCTGCAATTATTGATTTAGATGTAGATTTAGCTGTAAGTTGGTTACAAAATGGTGCACAACCTACTGATACTGCAAAGAACCTTTTATCTTACAAAGGTGCAATGTTAAAAAACCATTTAGTTGGTGGTATTAGAAAAGGTGCTTTAACACAAGAACAAGCAGATGCTAAATTTGCAGCTTGGGTAGAAGCAAAAGCGACTAAGATTTCTGATAAAGAAGCTGGATTATCTCAAGCGCAATCTGATGTAAAAGCAGCAGCATTCGCAGCAGAAAAAGCAGTTAATGAAGCAAGAATTGAAGCAGCTAAACCAGAGGTTGTAGAGGTTGTAGAAGCAGCAGCAGAAACTGAAGCAGAAGAAGTAGCTCCAGATACTATTGATGAAGCTCAAGCAAAATCAGCAGAATAA
- the rimM gene encoding ribosome maturation factor RimM (Essential for efficient processing of 16S rRNA), whose product MRKEDCFYLGKIVTKYSFKGEVVIKLDTDEPELYTEMESVYVEFGTNLVPFFIDKSSLHKGNQLRVQFEDVYSDEEADSILKCGVYLPTTMLPKLSGDKFYYHEVIGFTVVDANFGEVGQIVHINDKAAQPLFEIDRDGTEVFIPMVDDFIKKVDRENKTIQVDTPEGLIELYLS is encoded by the coding sequence ATGCGTAAAGAAGATTGTTTTTATTTAGGCAAAATCGTTACAAAATATAGTTTTAAGGGTGAAGTTGTTATCAAATTAGATACCGACGAGCCTGAGTTGTATACAGAAATGGAATCAGTTTATGTCGAATTCGGCACAAACTTGGTTCCATTTTTTATTGATAAAAGTTCATTACACAAAGGAAATCAGTTACGCGTTCAGTTTGAGGATGTGTATTCTGATGAAGAAGCAGATTCTATTTTAAAGTGTGGTGTTTATTTACCTACAACGATGTTGCCAAAATTATCTGGTGACAAATTTTACTATCATGAAGTAATTGGTTTTACAGTTGTTGATGCTAATTTTGGTGAAGTTGGGCAGATTGTTCATATTAATGATAAAGCAGCGCAACCTCTTTTTGAAATTGACAGAGATGGTACAGAGGTTTTTATTCCGATGGTAGATGATTTTATTAAGAAAGTAGATAGAGAGAACAAAACGATTCAAGTAGATACTCCTGAGGGGTTGATAGAGTTGTATTTGTCTTAA
- a CDS encoding ROK family protein: MIDLLDFVNENGINGRKASNKKSIIRGLAKCEDSLTIPEIAILIDVSIPICTSLIRGLVTSRLVTKEGKKTSENGRKPFTYSLNKGSFHVVGVEILSKFIQLSVFSIDLELIHTNTIKGFTLSKDIECLKNITHFIESSLKDSGIDKKNIIGIGVGMPEVVKDHNGELTTYFSDEEISLKEYLESQIKLSVLIDNDTRTIGVAEQTLGSAKGIDNVLVVKVSRTLGLSIIANKSILKGSQGLAGGMNHTQFKKGVRPCCCGKIGCLGTEVGGDALLVDLNDALRDNEISIHFNIQDLPTYGYHDVLDAVLKGDELSIKLIQDQGYKLGKALGNIMNVLNPELVLIGGEYAMVKNFFVDAVKIGVRKTALISTMKNCEVKASVLGRYLGVKAEACMFLKACDMIAF, translated from the coding sequence ATGATTGACTTATTAGATTTTGTAAACGAAAATGGTATAAACGGAAGAAAGGCAAGTAATAAGAAGAGTATTATTCGTGGTCTTGCTAAATGTGAAGACTCGCTAACGATTCCTGAAATTGCCATTCTTATAGATGTTAGTATACCAATTTGTACGTCTTTAATAAGGGGTTTGGTTACTAGTCGTCTAGTTACAAAGGAAGGAAAGAAAACTTCAGAGAATGGAAGGAAACCGTTTACTTATTCTCTTAATAAGGGATCTTTTCATGTTGTTGGTGTAGAAATTCTTTCAAAATTTATTCAATTAAGTGTTTTTAGTATCGATCTAGAGCTTATTCATACTAATACTATTAAGGGGTTTACTTTATCAAAAGATATTGAATGTCTTAAGAATATTACTCATTTTATAGAGAGCTCTTTAAAGGATTCGGGTATAGATAAAAAAAATATTATTGGTATTGGTGTTGGGATGCCAGAGGTTGTAAAAGACCATAATGGTGAGTTAACAACCTATTTTTCTGATGAAGAAATTTCTCTTAAAGAATATTTAGAATCTCAAATAAAACTTTCGGTTCTTATAGATAACGATACAAGAACAATTGGTGTCGCAGAACAAACTCTTGGTAGTGCAAAAGGAATTGATAATGTTTTAGTAGTGAAAGTGAGTAGAACTTTGGGGTTGAGTATAATTGCTAATAAGAGTATTCTTAAAGGTAGTCAGGGACTTGCTGGTGGTATGAATCATACTCAGTTTAAAAAAGGAGTTAGACCTTGTTGTTGTGGTAAAATAGGGTGTCTGGGAACAGAGGTTGGCGGAGATGCTTTATTAGTAGATCTTAATGATGCGCTTAGGGATAACGAAATTTCTATCCACTTTAATATTCAAGATCTACCTACTTATGGTTATCATGATGTACTGGATGCTGTTTTAAAAGGTGATGAGCTTTCTATTAAATTAATTCAAGATCAAGGTTATAAATTGGGAAAAGCATTGGGTAATATTATGAATGTTTTAAACCCAGAATTAGTGTTGATAGGTGGTGAATATGCTATGGTTAAAAATTTCTTTGTAGATGCTGTTAAAATAGGTGTTAGAAAAACTGCACTTATAAGTACTATGAAAAATTGTGAAGTAAAAGCATCTGTGTTGGGTAGGTATTTAGGGGTAAAAGCAGAGGCGTGTATGTTTCTTAAGGCTTGTGATATGATAGCTTTTTAA
- a CDS encoding SusC/RagA family TonB-linked outer membrane protein, with product MYNFKKEKWGENSLLGKHILGFFLLVFLFSNAAVFAESKEVDKTIIGVVVDDASGDPVPGASVLIKGTNIGASTDFDGNFSITAPDSAAVLVVSYLGYVTKTVTIDSSKKLVIRLTEDASQLDEVIVTALGVTKSKESVSYAAQKIKGAAINQSRVGDVSQQLAGQVSGLSVSTNNGSGVSSSRVVLRGETSLNPNKNQPLIVVDGALISNNYIGIGSNSTSSDLPVDYGNSFNDLNPDDFASVTVLKGPKAAALYGERGTNGALIIETKSGKNKTGLGVSYTTGISMDKVNRFWNEQNEYAGGGPIGNLANQFRSDWGGNYGAPTNGQLISQSTPSNPNPDPTPFVQKADREGFFDTALAYNNNLSLSFSEDDIWGRVSLGRLSKGGIVPNTEYKKTNVGVRVGANLSEKLSIDLSANYILSNSDNVPDIGFSSGGLMYSMLWVMKNYSLDDYKDYWLPNQEYQQQNYFLSWGTNPHLIVNENLNGFKHNRIFGNFRTNYEFNDNFSAFVRVGLDSYQDRRQSRRAPGQPAFPNGMYREQDVRLQEFNADFLGTYTKDLTDKLGLVVNLGTSTFNQTIGNKIAQTNNLAIPGVFSLGNAADSPVLTQVDTERELNSVYGTVELNYDDKLYFDVTGRNDWSSTLPTQNQSFFYPSVGLSAIVSKMTKLPDFISYLKLRTSYAQTGNSTDPGVINNAYSLGAIPGSVTNPNVLTDSNLQSEKTEAFEFGIDLRLLDRRLNFDIDLYDYSTTDQIVSAPISQASGVSFRRFNAGEINSRGIEVILAAKPVALENFKWTSTFNFASSRSEVVSLADGIETLIIGEGPNGGTIEARPGGRMGDIYGRGFERDPEGSIVLENIGGLMRPKISNDIKRLGNYNPDWTLGFTNSFKYKNFNLNIFLDYRNGGDFYTLTGSQLYRSGSITETLPFRTEDFVPDGVVANGSGGFTKNTQTTTGYDWYREYYRSDNIEANTYDATFLKLREISLGVDLKPYFENSFFEKISLSVFGRNLGTWTKESFLKHFDPEVLSFTGSGFLPGFEIGQLPGAATYGFNLNVSF from the coding sequence ATGTACAATTTTAAAAAAGAAAAGTGGGGGGAGAATTCCTTATTAGGTAAGCACATTTTAGGTTTCTTTCTTCTTGTGTTTTTATTTTCAAACGCCGCTGTATTTGCTGAGTCAAAAGAAGTAGATAAAACAATAATTGGAGTAGTGGTAGATGATGCGTCGGGAGACCCTGTACCTGGGGCAAGTGTTCTTATAAAGGGTACTAATATTGGTGCTTCTACAGATTTTGATGGTAATTTTTCAATAACGGCTCCAGATAGTGCTGCAGTATTAGTGGTTAGTTATTTAGGGTATGTTACTAAAACAGTAACTATTGATAGTAGTAAGAAATTAGTAATTAGACTAACAGAAGATGCTTCTCAATTAGATGAGGTTATTGTAACTGCTCTTGGGGTTACTAAATCTAAAGAAAGTGTTTCTTATGCAGCTCAAAAAATAAAAGGAGCTGCTATAAATCAATCTAGAGTTGGTGATGTTTCTCAGCAGTTAGCGGGTCAGGTATCTGGTTTATCAGTCTCTACAAATAATGGTTCTGGAGTTTCTTCTTCTAGAGTTGTACTTAGAGGGGAAACATCTTTAAATCCAAATAAAAATCAACCATTAATTGTGGTGGATGGAGCTTTAATTTCTAATAATTATATAGGTATAGGAAGTAATTCTACTTCTAGTGATTTACCAGTAGATTATGGGAATAGTTTTAATGATTTAAATCCAGATGATTTTGCATCGGTAACCGTATTAAAAGGACCTAAAGCAGCAGCGTTGTATGGTGAGAGAGGTACTAATGGTGCCTTAATAATAGAAACTAAATCGGGTAAAAATAAAACAGGATTAGGTGTTAGTTATACTACAGGTATTTCAATGGATAAGGTTAATAGGTTTTGGAATGAACAAAATGAGTATGCTGGTGGAGGTCCTATAGGTAATTTGGCAAATCAGTTTAGATCAGATTGGGGTGGTAATTATGGAGCACCAACAAATGGTCAATTAATTTCTCAATCTACACCAAGTAACCCTAACCCAGATCCAACACCTTTTGTACAAAAGGCAGATAGAGAAGGTTTCTTTGATACGGCGCTAGCTTATAATAATAATCTTTCTTTATCATTTTCTGAAGATGATATTTGGGGACGTGTTTCTCTTGGGCGACTTTCTAAAGGAGGAATTGTACCTAATACAGAGTATAAAAAAACAAATGTTGGTGTAAGAGTAGGTGCTAATTTAAGTGAAAAACTTTCTATTGATTTATCTGCTAATTATATTTTAAGTAATTCTGATAATGTGCCAGATATTGGGTTTTCTAGCGGTGGATTAATGTATAGTATGCTTTGGGTGATGAAAAACTATAGTTTAGATGATTACAAAGATTACTGGTTGCCAAATCAAGAATACCAACAACAAAATTACTTTTTATCTTGGGGAACAAATCCTCACTTAATTGTAAATGAGAATTTAAACGGATTTAAACATAATAGAATATTTGGTAATTTTAGAACAAATTATGAATTTAATGACAACTTTTCTGCTTTTGTAAGAGTCGGTTTAGATTCTTATCAAGATAGAAGGCAGTCTAGAAGAGCCCCGGGGCAACCTGCTTTTCCAAACGGAATGTACAGAGAACAAGATGTTCGTTTACAGGAATTTAATGCAGATTTTTTAGGAACCTACACAAAAGATTTAACGGATAAGTTAGGTTTAGTGGTAAATTTAGGGACTAGTACATTTAACCAAACGATTGGTAATAAAATAGCTCAGACAAATAATTTAGCGATTCCAGGTGTATTTAGTTTAGGTAACGCTGCTGACTCTCCTGTGCTTACACAAGTGGATACTGAAAGAGAATTAAATAGTGTTTATGGTACGGTAGAATTGAATTATGATGATAAATTATATTTTGATGTTACAGGGAGAAATGATTGGTCTTCTACACTACCAACTCAAAATCAAAGTTTTTTCTATCCTTCAGTGGGTTTAAGTGCTATTGTTTCTAAAATGACAAAATTACCAGATTTTATCTCGTATTTAAAACTAAGAACAAGTTATGCTCAAACCGGAAATAGTACAGACCCAGGTGTTATAAATAATGCTTACAGTTTAGGTGCAATACCAGGTTCTGTAACAAACCCTAACGTACTTACAGATTCTAATCTACAAAGTGAAAAAACTGAGGCTTTTGAATTTGGTATAGATTTAAGGTTATTAGATAGAAGATTAAATTTTGATATTGATTTATATGATTATTCTACTACAGATCAAATAGTGTCAGCTCCTATAAGTCAAGCTTCAGGAGTGAGTTTTAGAAGGTTTAATGCAGGGGAAATTAATAGTAGAGGTATTGAAGTAATTTTAGCAGCAAAACCAGTAGCATTAGAAAATTTTAAATGGACTTCTACTTTTAACTTCGCATCAAGTAGATCGGAAGTTGTAAGTCTTGCAGACGGTATTGAAACCTTAATTATTGGAGAAGGACCAAACGGAGGAACTATAGAAGCAAGACCAGGAGGTAGAATGGGTGATATTTATGGAAGAGGTTTTGAAAGAGATCCAGAAGGAAGTATTGTTTTAGAAAATATTGGAGGCCTAATGAGACCTAAAATTAGCAATGATATAAAGCGATTAGGAAACTACAACCCAGATTGGACTTTAGGTTTTACCAACAGTTTTAAATATAAAAACTTTAACCTTAATATATTTTTAGATTATAGAAACGGTGGTGATTTTTATACCTTAACTGGTTCTCAGTTATATAGATCTGGTTCTATAACAGAAACGCTTCCGTTTAGAACAGAAGATTTTGTGCCTGACGGTGTGGTAGCAAATGGTAGTGGAGGTTTTACTAAAAACACACAAACTACTACTGGGTACGATTGGTATAGAGAATATTATAGAAGTGATAATATTGAAGCAAATACCTATGATGCTACTTTTTTAAAATTAAGAGAAATTTCATTAGGAGTAGATCTTAAGCCATATTTTGAAAACTCATTTTTCGAAAAAATAAGCCTTTCTGTTTTTGGACGAAATTTAGGAACGTGGACAAAAGAAAGTTTTCTTAAACATTTTGATCCAGAGGTGTTAAGCTTTACCGGAAGTGGTTTTCTTCCTGGTTTCGAAATTGGTCAACTTCCTGGAGCAGCAACCTACGGTTTTAATCTTAATGTATCATTTTAA
- a CDS encoding SusD/RagB family nutrient-binding outer membrane lipoprotein — translation MMKNIYKIKIIIVSIILFTACTGDFEEINVDENSPTIATSGTLLPSTIFGAANSHLNVQLYLTNQVMQYKVYRNLNQLDAYDFATGANRFGKFWGDAYRAITDGNESIAYAQENELNAYIGAGKTINAFYLAALTELWIDVPYTEANKGLENTQPIYDKQEDIYPKVLTLLEEANTALSADTKGFILGGDILFKGDVMKWRKMANSLRLRYLLRLSNKGSINAAAQINDIVSDPSTYPIIESNEEAAIYDFTGLAPNTSDFSLLTTLGGLSPSVRFVDALDGVDANDDADDDPRLAFFADKPVDPSVSAGPFVGVKSGTTREEAQGTGGNAGLFASQFTTKFQDNKGLLDFVFISYAEVQFILSEARLKNYITTSTAQMYYEKGITANLNYWNLTMPSGFLTRADVAWDGTLETLINQKWIAMFFNNTLEMWGDYKRVGLPNLVPGSLATTITGGLVPTRVFYPTIEQSVNSANYQAAASSIGGDIITVKHWYQN, via the coding sequence ATGATGAAAAATATATATAAAATCAAAATAATAATAGTAAGTATTATCTTATTTACAGCATGTACTGGTGATTTTGAAGAAATTAATGTTGATGAAAATTCACCAACAATTGCAACTTCAGGAACACTTTTGCCTAGCACCATTTTTGGAGCAGCAAACTCACATTTAAATGTTCAGTTGTATTTAACTAACCAGGTAATGCAATACAAAGTATATAGAAATCTAAACCAATTAGATGCTTATGATTTTGCAACTGGAGCAAATCGTTTTGGTAAGTTTTGGGGAGATGCATATAGAGCAATTACCGATGGTAACGAGTCTATTGCTTATGCTCAAGAAAATGAACTGAATGCTTATATAGGTGCAGGAAAAACAATAAATGCTTTTTATTTAGCAGCTTTAACAGAATTATGGATAGATGTACCATATACAGAAGCAAATAAAGGTTTAGAGAACACGCAACCAATTTATGATAAGCAAGAAGATATTTACCCTAAAGTATTAACGCTTTTAGAAGAAGCAAATACAGCTTTGTCAGCCGATACTAAAGGATTTATTCTTGGTGGAGATATCCTTTTTAAAGGAGATGTAATGAAGTGGAGAAAAATGGCAAATTCTTTAAGATTACGTTATTTATTAAGACTTTCAAATAAAGGTTCTATCAATGCTGCTGCTCAGATAAATGATATTGTTTCAGATCCTTCTACGTATCCAATTATTGAAAGTAATGAAGAAGCTGCTATTTATGACTTTACGGGTCTTGCACCAAATACATCAGATTTTTCTTTACTTACAACTTTAGGAGGATTAAGCCCGTCAGTTAGATTTGTAGATGCTTTAGATGGTGTTGATGCAAATGATGATGCAGATGATGATCCTAGATTAGCTTTTTTTGCTGATAAACCGGTTGACCCTAGTGTATCTGCAGGTCCATTTGTGGGTGTAAAAAGTGGAACTACAAGAGAAGAAGCACAAGGTACAGGTGGAAATGCAGGGTTGTTTGCTTCTCAGTTTACCACGAAGTTTCAGGATAATAAAGGATTATTAGATTTTGTTTTTATAAGTTATGCAGAGGTACAGTTTATTTTATCAGAAGCTAGGTTAAAGAACTATATCACAACTTCTACAGCACAAATGTATTACGAAAAAGGGATTACTGCCAATTTAAATTATTGGAATTTAACAATGCCATCAGGTTTTCTTACTAGAGCAGATGTGGCTTGGGATGGAACTTTAGAAACATTAATAAATCAAAAATGGATTGCAATGTTCTTTAACAATACATTAGAAATGTGGGGAGATTACAAAAGAGTAGGACTTCCAAATTTAGTGCCAGGGTCTTTAGCAACAACTATTACAGGTGGCTTAGTACCCACAAGAGTCTTCTACCCAACCATAGAGCAATCTGTAAATTCTGCAAATTATCAAGCAGCAGCATCAAGTATTGGTGGTGATATAATTACGGTTAAACATTGGTATCAGAATTAA
- a CDS encoding alpha/beta fold hydrolase translates to MIPGTLCDETLFKHQKKDLSIIADCHIASTTSAASLQQVAKNILDKYSGDLSIMGLSYGGIIAFELLRQAPHRIKRLILLNTNYKEPSEQTRISQQRFVGMAYLEGVKGFTSTILIDAMLHPKNAKNKELREVVLNMALNIGVAGFFNQVKAQLGRPDSTKDLQNIKCPTLIITGREDVICPIKLHEEMAAAIPNSVLKIIEECGHLSTLEQPKLVSNTILNWWNKN, encoded by the coding sequence ATGATACCTGGAACTCTTTGTGATGAAACACTTTTTAAGCATCAAAAAAAAGATTTGTCAATTATAGCCGACTGTCATATTGCAAGTACTACTAGTGCTGCGAGTTTGCAACAGGTAGCAAAAAATATACTAGATAAATATTCTGGAGATTTATCAATAATGGGGTTATCGTACGGCGGAATTATTGCTTTTGAATTACTAAGGCAAGCACCTCATCGCATAAAACGATTAATTCTTTTAAATACAAATTATAAAGAACCTTCAGAACAAACAAGAATAAGTCAACAAAGATTTGTAGGTATGGCATATTTAGAAGGAGTTAAGGGATTTACGTCAACTATTTTAATTGATGCAATGTTACATCCTAAAAATGCAAAAAATAAAGAACTAAGAGAGGTGGTTTTAAACATGGCTTTAAATATAGGTGTAGCTGGTTTCTTTAATCAAGTAAAAGCACAATTAGGAAGACCAGATAGTACTAAAGATTTACAAAATATTAAATGTCCTACTTTAATAATTACAGGTAGAGAAGATGTTATTTGTCCAATAAAACTTCATGAAGAAATGGCAGCAGCCATTCCTAATTCGGTTTTAAAAATTATAGAAGAATGCGGACATTTAAGTACGTTAGAACAGCCTAAATTAGTTAGCAATACTATTCTTAATTGGTGGAATAAAAACTAA